One part of the Candidatus Borreliella tachyglossi genome encodes these proteins:
- a CDS encoding peptidylprolyl isomerase, with protein MDKYLFNFLFILMLISCIGKKEDLVEKGGIFASIYTNKGNIKIELYYEDAPLTVMNFIGLSEGILKNSVTDKPYFENVVFHRVIDGFVVQTGDPTGIGTGGPGYSFPDELGRNLSHNVQGIVSMANSGPDTNGSQFFITLSDNLTYLDSKHSIFGKVIEGMETVLNIRQGDKIERIAISRIGSSAEAFKVNNEEFAKLKTIYEAQKTDEAEKYISYQLEMISKDYIDFQKDENGIFYRINKQGNGRSAKRGSVLIVDYEGFLLSGAKFDSSIDRSEPIEVIVGSGQVIRGWEIMLLDMLEGEERTIIIPPSLAYGERSIGDTIKANSFLKFDIILRKIN; from the coding sequence GTGGATAAATATTTATTTAATTTTTTGTTTATTTTAATGCTAATATCTTGTATTGGTAAGAAGGAAGATTTAGTGGAAAAAGGTGGAATATTTGCATCAATTTATACAAATAAAGGAAATATAAAAATTGAACTCTACTATGAGGATGCACCTTTAACGGTTATGAATTTTATTGGTCTTAGTGAAGGAATCCTTAAAAATTCTGTTACAGACAAGCCTTATTTTGAAAATGTTGTTTTTCATAGAGTTATTGATGGATTCGTTGTTCAAACAGGAGATCCTACGGGGATAGGTACTGGAGGACCTGGCTATTCTTTTCCTGATGAGTTGGGAAGGAATTTAAGTCATAATGTACAAGGGATTGTTTCTATGGCCAATTCAGGGCCTGATACAAATGGGAGTCAGTTTTTTATAACTCTTTCAGATAATCTTACTTATCTTGATTCTAAGCATTCAATTTTTGGTAAAGTGATTGAAGGAATGGAGACAGTTCTTAATATTCGTCAAGGAGATAAAATAGAGAGAATAGCAATTTCTCGTATTGGCAGTAGTGCGGAAGCCTTTAAGGTTAACAATGAAGAATTTGCAAAATTAAAGACAATTTATGAGGCACAGAAGACAGATGAGGCGGAAAAATATATATCTTATCAACTTGAAATGATTTCTAAAGATTACATAGATTTTCAGAAAGATGAGAATGGTATCTTTTATAGGATCAATAAGCAGGGAAATGGTAGGAGTGCCAAGAGGGGGAGTGTTTTAATAGTAGACTATGAGGGATTTTTACTTAGTGGAGCTAAGTTTGACAGTTCAATTGACAGGAGTGAGCCAATAGAGGTTATAGTTGGCAGTGGTCAAGTAATTCGAGGTTGGGAGATAATGTTGTTAGATATGCTTGAGGGAGAGGAGAGGACGATAATAATTCCACCAAGTCTTGCATATGGAGAAAGAAGCATAGGTGATACTATAAAAGCAAATTCCTTTTTAAAGTTTGATATTATCCTAAGGAAGATTAATTGA
- a CDS encoding CheR family methyltransferase: MLNISNELLLKFCSFIYENSGICFDEKNKVVLKGRINDAIHELDNVDSPKQLYELINSDNLKREYFLDLVTTNLTRFFRNELHFKTFEEFIVPNLVKIKNKENTNRIVIWCAGCSTGEEPYSLAFVLKSNLPENFDFIVIASDLSLKSLMIAKEGYYSAEKCEHIPNKYRKYIKSYMDGYRIIDDIKKHVRFDYHNLNFESGFSNIDVVFCRNVLIYFDEKSKLNVLKKFYSSMAMKSYLFIGHSESLFGLNLPFKFLRTPWAIIYEKDDKSIPKAKFKFKSKYNL, from the coding sequence ATGCTAAATATTAGTAATGAGCTTCTTCTTAAATTTTGCAGTTTTATATATGAAAATAGTGGTATTTGCTTTGACGAGAAAAACAAAGTTGTGTTAAAGGGTAGAATTAACGATGCGATACATGAACTTGACAATGTGGATAGTCCAAAACAATTATATGAGTTAATAAATTCCGATAACCTTAAAAGAGAATATTTTCTAGATCTTGTTACCACGAATCTGACTCGATTTTTCAGAAATGAACTTCATTTTAAAACTTTTGAAGAATTCATAGTTCCAAACTTAGTAAAAATTAAAAATAAGGAAAATACAAATAGGATTGTTATATGGTGTGCTGGATGCTCAACAGGAGAAGAACCTTACTCACTGGCTTTTGTTCTTAAATCTAATCTTCCAGAAAATTTTGATTTTATTGTTATCGCATCTGATTTAAGTTTAAAGTCTTTAATGATAGCAAAAGAAGGATATTACTCTGCCGAAAAATGCGAACATATCCCAAACAAGTACAGAAAATACATAAAATCTTACATGGATGGTTATAGAATAATAGACGATATTAAGAAACATGTACGATTTGATTATCATAATTTAAATTTTGAAAGTGGATTTTCAAATATTGATGTTGTTTTTTGCAGAAATGTGCTCATATATTTCGATGAAAAGTCAAAACTAAACGTTTTGAAAAAATTTTACTCTTCTATGGCTATGAAAAGTTACCTATTTATTGGACACTCAGAATCACTCTTTGGTCTTAATCTTCCTTTTAAATTTTTAAGAACACCTTGGGCCATAATATATGAGAAAGATGATAAAAGTATTCCAAAAGCAAAGTTTAAATTCAAAAGTAAATACAATTTATAA